A window of the Vibrio fluvialis genome harbors these coding sequences:
- the cydA gene encoding cytochrome ubiquinol oxidase subunit I, with the protein MIDVVDLSRLQFAMTAMYHFLFVPLTLGMAFLLAIMESLYVMTDKQIYKDMTKFWGKLFGINFALGVATGLTMEFQFGTNWSYYSHYVGDIFGAPLAIEALVAFFLESTFVGLFFFGWDRLSKRQHLAVTWLVALGSNFSALWILIANGWMQNPVGADFNFETMRMEMVSFAEVVFNPVAQVKFVHTVAAGYTTGAMFILGISAYYLLKGRDIAFARRSFAIAASFGMAAVLSVIVLGDESGYEVGEVQKVKLAAIEAEWHTEPAPAAFTLFGLPNQETMHTDYAIKIPYLMGIIATRSIDTPVTGLRDLREEHVERIRNGMYAYELLEKLRSGDKSAENVAAFDEVKSDLGYGLLLKRYTDKVTDATEEQIQAAADDSIPTVWPLFWSFRIMVACGFVMLFVFGAAFVQTCRQKIEQKRWILKAALFSIPLPWIAVETGWFVAEFGRQPWAVGEILPVHTAASALSAAEIWTSLFAILALYTAFLIAEVYLMVKFARKGPSSLKTGRYHFEQNGNTVEDRVSRQVEA; encoded by the coding sequence ATGATTGACGTAGTTGATCTGTCGCGATTGCAGTTCGCAATGACAGCGATGTATCACTTCTTGTTCGTTCCATTGACTCTGGGCATGGCGTTCTTGCTTGCCATCATGGAGTCTCTGTATGTAATGACTGATAAGCAAATCTACAAGGACATGACTAAGTTCTGGGGTAAGCTTTTCGGTATTAACTTTGCTCTTGGTGTGGCAACCGGCCTGACCATGGAGTTCCAGTTCGGTACCAACTGGTCATATTATTCACATTACGTAGGCGACATTTTTGGCGCCCCTCTTGCCATCGAAGCACTTGTGGCCTTCTTTTTGGAATCCACCTTTGTCGGTTTGTTCTTCTTTGGTTGGGACCGACTGTCAAAACGTCAACACTTAGCCGTTACCTGGCTGGTGGCTCTGGGTTCTAACTTCTCTGCTTTGTGGATCCTGATCGCGAACGGCTGGATGCAGAACCCGGTTGGTGCAGACTTCAACTTCGAAACCATGCGTATGGAAATGGTGAGCTTTGCAGAAGTCGTCTTCAACCCGGTTGCTCAGGTTAAATTCGTACACACTGTGGCAGCAGGCTACACAACAGGTGCTATGTTCATCCTAGGCATCAGCGCATACTACCTGTTGAAAGGCCGCGACATTGCGTTTGCACGTCGTTCTTTTGCTATTGCCGCCTCTTTCGGTATGGCAGCAGTACTGTCTGTCATCGTACTGGGTGATGAATCAGGTTACGAAGTCGGTGAAGTTCAGAAAGTGAAACTGGCCGCTATCGAAGCTGAGTGGCACACTGAGCCAGCACCAGCAGCCTTTACTTTGTTTGGTTTACCTAACCAGGAAACCATGCACACCGATTACGCGATCAAGATCCCTTACCTAATGGGTATCATTGCAACGCGTTCTATCGACACACCCGTCACTGGTTTGCGCGACCTGCGTGAAGAACACGTTGAACGTATCCGTAACGGTATGTACGCCTATGAGCTGCTGGAAAAACTGCGTTCGGGTGACAAATCTGCTGAGAACGTTGCAGCGTTTGATGAAGTGAAAAGCGATCTGGGTTACGGCCTGTTGCTGAAGCGCTACACCGATAAAGTGACGGATGCGACTGAAGAGCAAATTCAGGCAGCAGCGGACGATTCAATTCCGACTGTATGGCCACTGTTCTGGTCGTTCCGTATCATGGTGGCGTGTGGCTTTGTGATGCTATTCGTATTTGGCGCGGCATTCGTTCAGACTTGTCGTCAGAAGATCGAACAGAAACGATGGATTCTGAAAGCGGCGTTGTTCAGTATTCCACTTCCATGGATTGCGGTTGAAACCGGTTGGTTTGTTGCCGAGTTTGGTCGCCAACCATGGGCGGTGGGTGAAATCCTGCCAGTTCATACTGCGGCATCCGCGCTAAGCGCAGCTGAAATCTGGACATCACTGTTCGCCATTCTTGCACTGTACACAGCATTCCTGATTGCCGAAGTGTATCTAATGGTTAAATTCGCTCGCAAAGGTCCAAGCAGCCTGAAAACTGGCCGCTATCACTTCGAGCAGAACGGCAACACTGTTGAAGACAGAGTTAGTCGTCAGGTCGAAGCATAA
- the ruvC gene encoding crossover junction endodeoxyribonuclease RuvC, with protein MSIILGIDPGSRITGYGVIRQQGRHLQYLGSGCIRTSEKELPLRLKQIYAGVSEIITQFQPDVFAIEQVFMAKNADSALKLGQARGSAIVAAVNADLPVFEYAARLIKQAVVGTGGADKTQVQHMVQQMLKLPAKPQADAADALGVAICHANTNKTLIALAGHATSARRGRYR; from the coding sequence ATGTCTATTATTCTGGGCATTGACCCGGGCTCTCGTATTACTGGTTACGGCGTTATTCGTCAGCAAGGTCGTCACCTTCAGTATTTGGGGAGTGGTTGTATCCGCACCTCCGAGAAAGAGCTGCCGCTGCGTTTGAAACAAATTTATGCTGGTGTGAGTGAAATCATCACGCAGTTTCAACCGGATGTGTTCGCCATTGAGCAAGTTTTTATGGCGAAAAACGCCGACTCTGCACTCAAACTTGGGCAGGCGAGGGGCAGTGCAATTGTTGCCGCAGTGAATGCCGATCTGCCAGTATTTGAGTACGCGGCGCGTTTGATCAAGCAGGCTGTGGTGGGCACTGGTGGGGCAGATAAAACTCAAGTGCAACACATGGTGCAGCAAATGTTGAAGTTGCCAGCCAAACCGCAGGCCGATGCGGCTGATGCGCTTGGGGTGGCTATCTGTCACGCCAACACTAACAAGACCCTGATCGCGCTCGCTGGTCATGCAACCAGCGCCAGACGCGGCCGCTACCGTTAG
- the ybgC gene encoding tol-pal system-associated acyl-CoA thioesterase, whose amino-acid sequence MRVFNWPITIYYEDTDAGGVVYHSNYLKFFERARTEMLRAIGVSQQVLLEQRIGFVVRHAEIDFKQGARLDDQLTVVTSIAELKKASLTFCQELVNPEGQLLCKAIVKVACIDNEKMKPKAMPQSIILELTHSDS is encoded by the coding sequence ATGCGAGTTTTTAACTGGCCAATTACCATTTACTACGAAGATACCGACGCCGGTGGCGTAGTTTACCATTCCAATTACCTCAAATTTTTCGAACGGGCGCGTACAGAAATGTTGCGTGCTATCGGAGTGTCACAGCAGGTTCTGCTGGAACAAAGAATCGGCTTCGTTGTCCGACATGCTGAGATCGACTTTAAGCAAGGGGCGCGTCTTGACGATCAATTGACAGTCGTGACCTCAATCGCAGAGCTTAAAAAGGCGTCGCTAACCTTCTGTCAAGAGCTCGTCAATCCTGAAGGGCAACTATTGTGTAAAGCAATAGTTAAGGTAGCATGTATCGACAATGAGAAAATGAAACCCAAGGCGATGCCTCAATCAATAATTTTGGAGTTAACCCACAGTGACAGCTGA
- the cydB gene encoding cytochrome d ubiquinol oxidase subunit II encodes MFDYEILRLIWWVLIGVLLVGFAITDGFDMGVGALVPVIGKNDTERRVMINSIAPHWDGNQVWLITAGGALFAAWPMVYATSFSGFYLAMIVTLAALWLRPIGLDYRSKIEDPKWRNTWDICISISGFVPPIIFGVAFGNLLQGVPFQLNEFAMPTYHGSFFGLLNPFGLLCGLVSLFMILMQGATWLQMKTTGPVHVRARNIAQLTGLLTVILFVVAGFWVQNIDGYVITSAIDTMGPSNPLNKEVAREAGAWMHNFEQYPLLWAAPALGVVMPLLAVLASRIEKGGIAFLASSLGNAGVIFTAGFAMFPFVMPSSLMPDHSLTMWDATSSELTLNLMTGVAFVMVPIILGYTTWCYYKMFGRLDDKFIEDNKNSLY; translated from the coding sequence ATGTTTGATTACGAAATCCTACGACTCATTTGGTGGGTACTGATCGGCGTACTGCTGGTAGGCTTCGCCATTACTGACGGTTTCGATATGGGTGTTGGTGCGCTGGTACCTGTGATCGGTAAAAACGACACAGAACGCCGCGTAATGATTAACTCTATTGCTCCACACTGGGACGGTAACCAGGTTTGGCTGATTACTGCAGGCGGCGCACTGTTTGCTGCGTGGCCTATGGTGTACGCAACATCGTTCTCGGGTTTCTATCTGGCGATGATCGTGACGTTGGCTGCTCTGTGGCTGCGCCCGATTGGTTTGGATTACCGTTCAAAGATCGAAGATCCGAAATGGCGTAATACTTGGGATATCTGTATCTCCATCAGCGGCTTTGTTCCGCCGATCATCTTCGGTGTGGCGTTTGGTAACCTGCTGCAAGGTGTACCGTTCCAGTTGAACGAGTTCGCAATGCCTACTTACCATGGTTCATTCTTTGGTCTGCTGAATCCGTTCGGTCTGCTGTGTGGTCTGGTTAGCCTGTTCATGATCCTGATGCAAGGTGCAACATGGCTACAAATGAAGACGACAGGTCCTGTTCATGTACGTGCTCGCAACATTGCACAATTGACAGGGTTACTGACGGTAATTCTATTCGTGGTGGCAGGTTTCTGGGTTCAGAACATTGATGGCTACGTGATTACCAGTGCAATCGATACGATGGGTCCATCCAACCCACTGAATAAAGAAGTGGCGCGTGAAGCGGGCGCTTGGATGCATAACTTTGAGCAGTACCCACTGTTGTGGGCCGCTCCTGCACTTGGTGTGGTGATGCCTTTGCTGGCGGTTCTGGCTTCTCGTATCGAGAAAGGCGGCATTGCATTCCTGGCTTCAAGCCTAGGCAACGCAGGTGTGATCTTCACTGCTGGCTTTGCCATGTTCCCATTCGTGATGCCATCGAGCCTGATGCCTGATCACAGCTTGACCATGTGGGATGCAACCTCAAGTGAACTGACTCTGAATCTGATGACAGGTGTGGCGTTTGTGATGGTTCCAATTATTCTGGGTTACACCACTTGGTGTTACTACAAAATGTTTGGTCGTCTGGACGACAAGTTCATCGAAGACAACAAAAACTCACTGTACTAA
- the ybgE gene encoding cyd operon protein YbgE: MSNWSVQIANLHAPVDKTVLKVLSLILGFYHVAMVMWDPEAYSASIGGFNALIAPLLIWAICSSMVFGVGFRPRKWIWQLVFSPYISLPILCYLLVVRLIG, encoded by the coding sequence GTGAGTAATTGGTCTGTTCAGATTGCCAATTTACACGCTCCAGTGGACAAAACCGTATTGAAGGTTTTGTCCCTGATACTCGGTTTCTACCACGTTGCGATGGTGATGTGGGATCCTGAGGCTTACAGTGCAAGCATTGGCGGTTTTAACGCCTTGATTGCGCCGCTGCTGATTTGGGCCATTTGCTCAAGTATGGTATTCGGTGTTGGCTTCAGACCGCGTAAGTGGATTTGGCAACTGGTATTCAGCCCTTACATCTCGCTGCCTATTCTGTGTTATCTGCTGGTGGTTCGCCTTATCGGATAA
- the tolR gene encoding protein TolR, whose protein sequence is MAGYQPKKRKMTAEINVVPYIDVMLVLLIIFMVTSPFVTQGVDVELPQTTTAKSMSDMAGESDASFIIVEIDKEGNLGLSVNDEEVQRGLSLQDVIVRIKAELSLKPNSPVAVGGDRATPYADVVLVLDELSRAGIPKVGLLTDIKE, encoded by the coding sequence ATGGCGGGTTATCAACCGAAAAAGCGGAAGATGACGGCTGAGATTAACGTGGTACCTTACATCGATGTCATGTTGGTACTGTTAATCATCTTTATGGTGACGTCGCCTTTTGTAACTCAGGGTGTGGATGTTGAGCTGCCTCAAACGACGACGGCCAAATCGATGTCTGATATGGCGGGAGAAAGCGATGCCAGCTTTATCATCGTTGAAATCGACAAAGAGGGTAACCTCGGTTTGAGTGTGAACGATGAAGAGGTACAGCGCGGCCTGTCGTTGCAGGATGTCATCGTACGTATCAAAGCCGAACTGTCTCTGAAGCCGAATTCCCCAGTTGCAGTAGGCGGTGACCGCGCCACGCCGTACGCGGATGTGGTGCTGGTGTTGGATGAACTGAGCCGAGCAGGTATTCCTAAAGTTGGCTTGTTAACGGATATCAAGGAATAG
- the cydX gene encoding cytochrome bd-I oxidase subunit CydX yields the protein MWYFAWILGVLLACAFGIINALWLEHSEMMDKDSE from the coding sequence ATGTGGTATTTTGCATGGATTCTTGGCGTATTGCTCGCCTGTGCATTCGGCATCATCAACGCTCTTTGGTTAGAGCACTCAGAAATGATGGATAAAGATAGTGAGTAA
- the ruvA gene encoding Holliday junction branch migration protein RuvA translates to MIGRLRGTLIEKQPPQVLIEVGGIGYEVQMPMSCFYELANIGEEAIIYTHFVVREDAQLLYGFNTVNERALFREVIKANGVGPKMGLAILSGMTASQFVACVEREDISTLVKLPGVGKKTAERLVVEMKDRLKGWGAGDLFTPATDAAPLDSIAAIQDQNAEEEAVSALLALGYKPAQASKAVSQVAQPDMSSEQLIREALKSMV, encoded by the coding sequence GTGATTGGACGTCTTCGCGGCACACTGATTGAAAAGCAACCTCCACAAGTTCTGATTGAAGTCGGCGGTATCGGCTATGAAGTACAAATGCCGATGAGCTGTTTTTATGAACTCGCCAATATCGGTGAAGAAGCCATTATCTATACACACTTTGTCGTACGTGAAGATGCGCAGTTGCTTTATGGTTTCAATACCGTGAACGAACGTGCGTTGTTCCGTGAAGTGATTAAAGCCAATGGTGTTGGGCCTAAAATGGGTCTGGCGATCCTTTCAGGTATGACAGCCAGCCAGTTTGTCGCTTGCGTGGAACGAGAAGACATTTCAACCTTGGTAAAATTGCCTGGCGTAGGTAAAAAAACCGCTGAACGTTTAGTTGTGGAAATGAAAGACCGCTTGAAAGGCTGGGGGGCTGGTGATTTATTTACGCCTGCAACCGATGCGGCGCCACTTGACTCGATTGCCGCCATTCAAGATCAGAATGCTGAAGAGGAAGCGGTGAGTGCGTTGTTGGCCTTGGGTTACAAACCCGCTCAAGCATCGAAAGCCGTATCTCAGGTCGCTCAGCCGGATATGAGCAGTGAACAACTGATTCGCGAAGCGCTCAAATCTATGGTTTAA
- the ruvB gene encoding Holliday junction branch migration DNA helicase RuvB — protein MIEADRLIAPTNPSFKDEEVIDRAIRPKKLADYRGQDHVRDQMEIFIQAAQKRSEALDHLLIFGPPGLGKTTLANIVANEMEVNIRTTSGPVLEKAGDLAALLTNLEENDVLFIDEIHRLSPMVEEVLYPAMEDYQLDIMIGEGPAARSIKIDLPPFTLIGATTRAGSLTSPLRDRFGIVQRLEYYKVADLQHIVQRSADCLGLSMDAEGALEVARRARGTPRIANRLLRRVRDYAEVKGNGHICADIADKALNMLDVDHQGFDYMDRKLLLAIMEKFSGGPVGLDNLAAAIGEEKDTIEDVLEPFLIQQGYLQRTPRGRIATDRAYLHFGLEK, from the coding sequence ATGATTGAAGCTGATCGCCTTATTGCTCCGACCAACCCTTCATTTAAAGATGAAGAGGTGATCGATCGTGCGATTCGCCCTAAAAAGCTGGCCGATTACCGAGGTCAGGATCACGTGCGTGATCAAATGGAAATCTTTATTCAGGCCGCACAAAAGCGTAGCGAAGCGCTCGACCATTTATTGATTTTCGGTCCACCGGGTTTGGGGAAAACAACGTTGGCCAATATTGTAGCCAACGAGATGGAAGTGAATATTCGTACCACTTCTGGTCCCGTGTTGGAAAAAGCGGGTGATCTGGCTGCGCTGCTGACCAATCTGGAAGAGAACGATGTCCTGTTCATCGACGAAATTCACCGCCTCAGTCCGATGGTTGAGGAAGTGCTCTATCCAGCGATGGAAGACTATCAGTTAGACATCATGATTGGAGAGGGGCCAGCAGCGCGTTCCATTAAAATCGACTTACCTCCGTTTACGTTGATTGGTGCGACAACCCGCGCAGGTTCGCTAACCTCGCCACTGCGTGACCGTTTCGGTATCGTTCAGCGTCTTGAATATTACAAAGTGGCGGACCTTCAACATATCGTGCAGCGCAGTGCTGACTGTCTTGGGCTCTCTATGGATGCTGAAGGTGCGCTGGAAGTGGCGCGCAGAGCCCGAGGTACGCCACGTATTGCCAACCGTCTGCTGCGCCGTGTCCGCGATTATGCGGAAGTCAAAGGCAATGGGCACATCTGTGCTGACATCGCGGATAAAGCGCTCAACATGCTCGATGTGGACCATCAGGGATTTGACTACATGGACCGTAAGCTGCTGCTGGCGATTATGGAGAAATTCAGTGGTGGCCCGGTAGGGCTGGATAACCTGGCGGCCGCGATTGGTGAAGAAAAAGATACGATTGAAGATGTATTAGAACCATTTCTTATTCAACAAGGTTATCTGCAACGTACCCCTCGTGGGCGAATTGCCACCGATCGAGCGTATCTGCACTTCGGTTTAGAAAAATAA
- the tolQ gene encoding protein TolQ has translation MTADISILDLFLQASFLVKVVMLILLGMSIVSWAMIIKRSKVLSQASRSAEAFEDKFWSGADLSVLYQDVKKRKDEISGTEEIFYSGFTEFARLRKTNAASPDFVMEGTGRAMRVAVAREVDELETNLPFLATVGSISPYIGLFGTVWGIMHAFIALGQVKQATLAMVAPGIAEALVATAMGLFAAIPAVMAYNRLSNKVGKLEHGYATFSEEFHSILHRQAMAGRE, from the coding sequence GTGACAGCTGATATTTCAATTCTCGACTTATTTTTGCAAGCCAGCTTCCTCGTTAAGGTGGTGATGCTGATCCTTTTAGGGATGTCGATTGTCTCATGGGCGATGATCATCAAGCGCAGTAAGGTGTTGTCTCAGGCTTCACGCAGCGCAGAAGCATTTGAAGACAAATTCTGGTCTGGTGCCGATCTGTCTGTGCTGTATCAGGATGTGAAGAAACGCAAAGACGAGATTTCCGGCACTGAAGAAATCTTCTATTCAGGCTTTACCGAGTTTGCGCGTCTGCGCAAAACCAACGCAGCTTCTCCTGACTTCGTTATGGAAGGAACGGGTCGCGCCATGCGTGTTGCGGTGGCCCGTGAAGTTGATGAGCTGGAAACTAACCTGCCGTTCTTGGCAACCGTAGGTTCTATCAGCCCTTACATCGGTCTGTTTGGTACCGTTTGGGGGATCATGCACGCCTTTATCGCGCTAGGTCAGGTAAAGCAAGCCACACTGGCCATGGTGGCTCCGGGTATTGCTGAAGCACTCGTGGCAACGGCGATGGGTCTGTTTGCAGCAATTCCAGCGGTAATGGCATACAACCGTCTGAGCAACAAGGTGGGCAAACTAGAACATGGTTACGCCACGTTCTCAGAAGAGTTCCACAGCATTCTTCATCGTCAGGCGATGGCGGGTAGGGAATAA
- the tolA gene encoding cell envelope integrity protein TolA, whose translation MKDQKSKKNDVKKPLAISVGLHVALVAALLWGTDFTMSKPETSGHMVEAVVIDPNLVKQQAQQIRSQREAAAKQEQERLDKLRRESEQLEKNRKAEEERIRQLKEQQAKEAKAAREAEKVRQQKEQEQKAAAEKARQEQERAAKAEAERKLKEEAAKKAEAERVAKEAAAAKAEQERVAREKAAQEAQEKARKEREAAVKAEQERIAKEKAAKAAAEKARLEKERAERAERERKEQEAALNNIFAGLETESQNNSVARSQHVTSEAQRWGAIYTQLIQQNLLLEDSFKGKQCRVNLRLIPTGTGAIVGDLRILDGDSRLCAATKRAVAQVGTFPLPKKDESDVIEKLKNINLTVVPE comes from the coding sequence ATGAAAGATCAGAAGTCGAAGAAAAACGATGTTAAAAAGCCTCTTGCCATCTCGGTTGGGTTACACGTGGCATTGGTCGCTGCTCTGTTGTGGGGCACTGATTTCACGATGTCTAAGCCGGAAACGAGCGGACACATGGTTGAAGCCGTAGTCATTGACCCGAATTTGGTCAAACAACAGGCTCAGCAGATCCGTAGTCAGCGTGAAGCTGCTGCCAAGCAAGAGCAAGAAAGGTTAGACAAACTGCGCCGCGAAAGTGAGCAGCTTGAAAAGAACCGCAAAGCAGAAGAAGAGCGCATTCGTCAGCTGAAAGAGCAGCAGGCTAAAGAAGCAAAAGCCGCTCGGGAAGCTGAGAAGGTTCGTCAGCAGAAAGAGCAGGAACAGAAAGCTGCTGCAGAAAAAGCGCGTCAGGAACAGGAACGTGCGGCTAAAGCTGAGGCGGAGCGCAAACTGAAAGAAGAGGCGGCGAAAAAGGCGGAAGCCGAACGTGTCGCCAAAGAGGCCGCTGCTGCGAAAGCTGAACAAGAGCGAGTAGCACGTGAGAAAGCCGCTCAGGAAGCGCAAGAGAAAGCGCGTAAAGAGCGTGAAGCGGCCGTCAAAGCGGAACAGGAACGCATCGCGAAAGAGAAGGCCGCCAAAGCGGCAGCAGAGAAGGCTCGACTGGAAAAAGAACGAGCAGAACGTGCTGAGCGTGAACGTAAAGAGCAGGAAGCCGCACTGAACAATATCTTTGCTGGCCTTGAGACTGAGTCACAAAATAACTCAGTGGCTCGTTCGCAGCACGTTACCAGCGAAGCACAACGCTGGGGTGCCATCTACACTCAGTTGATTCAGCAAAACTTATTGTTGGAAGATAGCTTTAAGGGAAAGCAGTGTAGGGTGAATCTGCGCCTTATCCCTACCGGAACAGGCGCGATTGTGGGCGATCTCCGAATTCTCGATGGTGACAGCAGATTGTGCGCAGCAACGAAACGTGCGGTCGCTCAGGTGGGGACTTTTCCACTGCCGAAAAAAGACGAATCCGACGTGATTGAAAAGCTTAAGAACATCAATTTAACCGTAGTACCAGAGTAA